CATTATAAGCCCCTACAGCTCCTGAAAGCTGCCCTTTGAGCTCATCCCGGGCTCTTTGAATCGTCTGAATTCTGCCTCCCAGTCTGCTCACATATTCGCTCAGAGCAAAGCCGAAAGTAATCGGAACAGCATGCTGACCGTGTGTTCTACCTATCTGCAGCGTATCTTTCTCGCGCCGGGCGATAGCCATGAGCTTTTTCTGCAGATCTTTTAGTGCTGGTAAAATCTCCTCTTCGATCGCTTCTTTATAGCGCAGAGAATTGGCGGTGTCGATTATATCGCTGGAGGTGGCCGTAAAATGTATAAAAGGCCGGGCTTTTTCCGACACTCTCCTCTGCAGACAGTTGGCCAGAGCCCTAATATTATGTTTCGTCTTTTTTTCCTCTTCATAAACCTCAGCGGCAGTTACCTCTTCAGCAGCATCTTTCACCTGCCTGTAAACATCATCATCACAAAAATCAAATTCGGCCAGCTTTTTCACAAGAGCTGTTTCAACCCGCAGCTGATAATCAACTTTGGCGGATTCAGAGAGGTAATCTCTCAGCTCGGATATACCTTCCTTGGCTGCATAGCGATGATCGAGCGGGTTTATATTATCGAATCTCCCAATTTTCTTATTTTCCTCACTCAAATTTTTCTCGCTCACTGCAGATCGCCTCTTTCCATCTTCTCGGCTGTATTTAAAACTTCTTCTCTCATGCTGTCTTTATAATCTCTAATTTTTTGTCTCGCCTTCTGATCTGCCGTGCCCAGAATTTGCACGGCTAAAATGGCGGCGTTTTTTGCGCCATCGATGGCCACTGTAGCCACCGGAACCCCACCGGGCATCTGAACAATAGATAAAAGGGAATCTTTACCGCTCAAAGTCGAAGTCTTAACAGGAACTCCTATAACGGGAAGTTCGGTGACAGCTGCCATCATTCCGGGTAGATGTGCTGCCCCGCCGGCCCCGGCAATAATGACCTTCAAACCTCTTTCGACAGCTTCCCGGGCGTAATCATACAATCTCTCCGGAGTGCGGTGAGCTGATACCACTGTCATCTCATAGGAAACCCCCACCTCATCCAGAAATTCAGCTGCATCTTCCATGACCGGCAGATCGGAATCGCTGCCCATAACTATGCCGACTTCAATGTTGTCTTCACTCATAATTTATTCCTCCTTGCCGTAGATATCTATTTTCTGGCTGGCCTTTTTAGCCTTTTCCATAGCTGCAGCCGCATTAGCCCCACGGGCGGTCAAATGGCCCATCTTGCGGCGCCTGTAGGCTGTCTTTTTGCCATAGATGTGAACTCTCGCCTTATCGACTGCCAGAGCTTCTTCCAGGCCGGCTATCTCAGTCTTACCTCTTGGGTTTTGCCCCAAAAGATTGTTCATGGCGGCAGGACTGATCAGCTCTGTGCTGCCCAGGGGAACATCCAGTATGGCCCTTATGTGATTTTCAAACTGCGAGGTATGACAGCTCTCTATGGTATGATGCCCTGAATTATGAGGACGAGGGGCGATTTCATTGATGAGCACCCGCGGCTTTTCATTTTCGCCCTCTATCACAAACATCTCTATGCAGAAAATGCCGACAGTCTCAAAAAATTCAGCTATATCCCGGGTCAATTTGTGGACTTTCTTACGCGCTGGGGCTGAAATTTCGGCCGGAGCCCGGGTTTTAATGAGT
The sequence above is drawn from the Halarsenatibacter silvermanii genome and encodes:
- the purE gene encoding 5-(carboxyamino)imidazole ribonucleotide mutase, with the translated sequence MSEDNIEVGIVMGSDSDLPVMEDAAEFLDEVGVSYEMTVVSAHRTPERLYDYAREAVERGLKVIIAGAGGAAHLPGMMAAVTELPVIGVPVKTSTLSGKDSLLSIVQMPGGVPVATVAIDGAKNAAILAVQILGTADQKARQKIRDYKDSMREEVLNTAEKMERGDLQ